One stretch of Castor canadensis chromosome 12, mCasCan1.hap1v2, whole genome shotgun sequence DNA includes these proteins:
- the Yipf4 gene encoding protein YIPF4 translates to MQPPGPPPAYAPANGDFTFVSSADAEDLSGSIASTDVKLNLGGDFIKESTATTFLRQRGYGWLLEVEDDDPEDNKPLLEELDIDLKDIYYKIRCVLMPMPSLGFNRQVVRDNPDFWGPLAVVLFFSMISLYGQFRVVSWIITIWIFGSLTIFLLARVLGGEVAYGQVLGVIGYSLLPLIVIAPILLVVGSFEVVSTLIKLFGVFWAAYSAASLLVGEEFKTKKPLLIYPIFLLYIYFLSLYTGV, encoded by the exons ATGCAGCCGCCGGGCCCGCCCCCGGCGTACGCCCCCGCGAACGGGGACTTCACCTTTGTCTCCTCAGCCGACGCGGAAG ATCTCAGTGGTTCTATAGCATCCACAGATGTCAAATTAAACCTTGGTGGAGACTTTATCAAAGAATCAACAGCTACCACATTTCTGAGACAAAGAGGGTATGGTTGGCTTTTGGAAGTTGAAGATGATGATCCCGAAGATAACAAGCCACTCTT ggAAGAATTGGATATCGATCTAAAGGATATTTACTACAAAATCCGATGTGTTTTGATGCCAATGCCATCTCTTGGTTTTAATAGACAAGTGGTGAGAGACAATCCTGATTTTTGGGGTCCTCTGGctgttgttcttttcttttccatgatATCATTATATGGACAGTTTAGG GTGGTCTCATGGATTATAACCATTTGGATATTTGGTTCATTGACAATTTTTTTACTGGCCAGAGTTCTCGGTGGAGAA GTTGCATACGGCCAAGTTCTTGGAGTTATAGGATATTCATTACTTCCTCTCATTGTAATAGCTCCTATACTTTTGGTGGTTGGATCATTTGAAGTGGTGTCTACACTTATAAAA ctgTTTGGTGTGTTTTGGGCTGCCTACAGTGCTGCTTCATTATTAGTGGGTGAAGAATTCAAGACCAAAAAGCCTCTGCTGATTTATCCGatctttttattatacatttattttttgtccttATATACTGGAGTGTGA